From Spirosoma aerolatum, one genomic window encodes:
- a CDS encoding glycerophosphodiester phosphodiesterase family protein, with the protein MNTPANLLFVTLLIAMVVPAPSPFDVQGHRGCRGLMPENTVPAFLKALDLGVTTLEMDVVISKDKQVVVSHDPYFNADFSITPDGKPVNKRNQKSILLYQLNYADIQQYDVGSNGNPAFPEQQKLKTYKPLLSEVIDEAEAHRKAKNLAPFAYNIELKSESSEYNISQPEPAAFCELVQAVLKQGLTPDRVTIQSFDFAILRQWKRGADAGKYPKVKLSALVENLRSPEKNIEELGFKPDIYSPYFRLINQDKIARMHDQGIRVIPWTVNQRADMIRLKEWGVDGLITDYPDRAKGL; encoded by the coding sequence ATGAATACACCTGCCAATTTGCTATTCGTCACTCTATTGATTGCTATGGTGGTCCCTGCTCCTTCCCCTTTCGATGTGCAGGGGCACCGGGGCTGCCGTGGACTAATGCCTGAAAACACGGTACCAGCTTTTCTGAAAGCATTGGATCTGGGAGTTACGACGCTGGAAATGGATGTGGTTATTAGTAAAGATAAGCAGGTAGTGGTTTCCCATGATCCGTATTTCAACGCCGATTTTAGTATCACACCTGATGGCAAACCCGTTAATAAGCGGAATCAGAAAAGTATACTGCTGTATCAGCTCAATTATGCCGACATTCAGCAATACGACGTTGGCTCCAATGGAAATCCGGCCTTTCCTGAACAGCAAAAACTAAAAACCTACAAACCCCTGTTGAGTGAAGTTATTGATGAAGCGGAAGCGCATCGGAAAGCAAAAAATCTCGCTCCATTCGCCTACAACATCGAACTCAAAAGCGAATCGTCGGAATATAACATAAGCCAGCCCGAACCAGCCGCCTTTTGCGAACTTGTTCAGGCCGTTCTCAAACAAGGCCTTACGCCAGATCGAGTAACTATACAAAGTTTTGACTTTGCCATATTACGACAGTGGAAACGGGGGGCCGATGCCGGAAAGTATCCTAAAGTAAAATTATCGGCGCTAGTCGAGAATCTCCGAAGCCCGGAGAAAAATATCGAGGAACTGGGCTTTAAACCAGATATTTATAGCCCTTATTTCCGGCTTATCAATCAGGATAAAATTGCCCGGATGCACGATCAGGGCATTCGGGTCATTCCCTGGACGGTAAATCAACGGGCCGATATGATTCGGCTGAAAGAATGGGGGGTTGATGGACTTATCACAGACTATCCCGATCGGGCCAAAGGATTATAA
- a CDS encoding sigma factor-like helix-turn-helix DNA-binding protein translates to MYQVVDTISNDNRELLATEEPLALSEYSSVVRDGLRQLSVQRRLVFTLRSEQGLSNEEVAEKLQIPVSLVKTQYYNACRFLRDYLRQHAGVKAMLVVMTTFCN, encoded by the coding sequence ATGTATCAGGTAGTAGACACCATCAGCAACGACAACCGGGAGCTTTTAGCCACCGAAGAACCGCTTGCCCTGAGTGAGTATAGCTCAGTAGTTCGTGACGGGTTACGTCAGCTTTCCGTTCAGCGTCGGTTAGTATTTACCTTACGGTCAGAGCAAGGGCTCTCCAATGAAGAGGTGGCCGAAAAGCTCCAGATTCCGGTTAGCCTGGTAAAGACACAATATTACAATGCCTGCCGGTTTCTGCGCGACTATCTGCGCCAGCATGCGGGTGTAAAAGCCATGCTAGTCGTTATGACCACCTTCTGTAATTAA
- a CDS encoding GH3 auxin-responsive promoter family protein, which produces MTLLNTTLKWLLQRRIPRIEAMMQQPGVVQQQVFRQLIRAGRRTEWGKKHHYKSIQTIQDFQRQVPVSSYEDLFPYIERVLKGENKVLWPSPVRWFSKSSGTTNARSKFIPVTMESLDESHFKGGKDMMAMYIANNPSSRAFEGKGLSIGGSLHPNPYSTNSAVGDVSAVVMKNLPSWAQYIRTPSLSIALMDEWESKLERMAEITATENVTSMLGVPTWGMVLIDKVLARTGKSNILEVWPNFEVMMHGAVNFQPYRELFQQQVFPSAQVRYQEIYNASEGFFAIQDDLSRVGEMLLMLDYGIFYEFMPVHEADQPFPKALTIEEVELDKNYALIVSTNGGLWRYKVGDTVRFTSLCPHRLKVSGRTKHFINAFGEEVIVENAETAITKACEATGAVLSDYTAGPVYMGNGSNGCHEWVIEFTHEPNSQQTFEQILDETLRQINSDYDAKRYNDMVLKRPRIHVVPPGTFYAWMKQRGKLGGQHKVPRLANSREYLDDILGQVLEL; this is translated from the coding sequence ATGACTTTACTCAATACCACGCTTAAATGGCTTCTTCAACGGCGCATTCCGCGTATTGAAGCAATGATGCAACAGCCCGGCGTGGTTCAGCAGCAGGTATTTCGGCAACTCATCCGTGCCGGTCGCCGGACCGAATGGGGTAAAAAGCATCACTACAAGTCGATCCAAACCATACAGGACTTTCAGCGGCAGGTTCCGGTTTCCAGCTACGAAGATTTGTTTCCCTATATCGAACGGGTGCTAAAGGGTGAAAATAAAGTGCTCTGGCCTTCGCCGGTTCGTTGGTTCTCGAAATCGTCCGGTACGACCAATGCCCGTAGTAAATTCATTCCCGTAACGATGGAATCGCTGGACGAAAGCCACTTTAAGGGGGGTAAGGATATGATGGCTATGTATATCGCCAATAATCCGAGTAGCCGGGCTTTTGAAGGAAAGGGGTTATCCATAGGCGGCAGTCTTCACCCAAACCCATACAGCACTAACAGCGCGGTAGGCGACGTATCGGCTGTTGTAATGAAGAATCTTCCCAGTTGGGCACAGTACATTCGTACACCATCCCTCTCCATTGCGCTGATGGATGAGTGGGAGTCCAAACTGGAGCGAATGGCCGAAATAACAGCCACCGAAAACGTAACCAGTATGCTGGGCGTACCTACCTGGGGGATGGTGCTAATCGATAAAGTGCTGGCCCGAACGGGAAAATCGAATATCCTGGAAGTATGGCCCAACTTTGAAGTGATGATGCACGGAGCTGTTAACTTCCAGCCTTATCGGGAGTTGTTCCAGCAGCAGGTTTTCCCTTCAGCCCAGGTTCGGTATCAGGAAATTTACAACGCTTCCGAAGGCTTTTTTGCTATTCAGGACGACTTAAGCCGTGTAGGAGAAATGCTTCTGATGCTGGATTATGGCATTTTTTACGAGTTCATGCCCGTTCACGAAGCCGACCAGCCTTTCCCAAAAGCATTGACCATTGAGGAAGTCGAACTGGATAAAAATTACGCGCTGATCGTATCGACTAATGGGGGTTTGTGGCGCTATAAGGTTGGCGATACGGTTCGGTTTACCTCACTCTGTCCCCATCGACTGAAAGTAAGCGGCCGAACAAAGCATTTTATCAATGCCTTTGGTGAGGAAGTAATTGTCGAAAATGCTGAAACAGCCATTACCAAAGCCTGTGAAGCGACGGGAGCCGTACTATCCGATTATACGGCTGGTCCGGTTTACATGGGTAACGGTAGCAATGGGTGCCATGAGTGGGTCATTGAGTTTACGCATGAGCCCAATAGCCAGCAAACGTTTGAGCAAATCCTTGACGAAACGCTACGACAAATCAATTCAGACTACGATGCCAAGCGCTACAACGATATGGTGCTCAAACGTCCGCGTATCCACGTTGTTCCACCGGGCACATTTTATGCCTGGATGAAACAACGCGGCAAATTAGGCGGTCAGCATAAAGTACCCCGGCTAGCCAATTCCCGCGAGTATCTGGACGACATTCTGGGCCAGGTTCTTGAATTATAG